In candidate division TA06 bacterium, the genomic window TCACCCTGAACGGGCTCATCAGGAGCAGCGGATTGGCATTCTGCAGAAGCTTCACCCAGGCGCCCGAGTCCGAGGTTTGGGGAGACTTGAGATTCAACTGCGGAAAGGCGAGTATTGGCGGTACTGTCAATGGTCGGTTGAGCGGCAATGCCCATACGGTCAGGATAGACGGGACTGTCAGAGGTGGAGTGAGTGTAGAGGCGGAGCGCGTGATGGTCGGGTCCAATGCTCTGATAGAGGGAGATCTTGTCTACGAGAGCGCGAACGAGGCAATGATAGATCAAGCTGCGACGATTCTCGGAAGCGCGGTGCACCATGTACCAGAGTCGAGAGAAGTTGTGGGAGCTTCAAGAGAAGGGCTTTTCAACTTCGACCTCGGGATGAGAGTTGTTTGGTTCATCGGAATGTTGATTGTCGGGCTCATCATGTCCGCATTCAGCCCGAACGTCTTGATGCGCTCAAACGAAATGTTGAAGACTTCCCCCTGGGTCTGTCTGCTTACAGGTTTTGTCCTGCTTGTGTGCCTGCCGGCGATTCTCCTTGTGCTGCTTGTCGCTGTGGTCGGCTGGCCTCTGATGCTTCTTCTCAGTCTCTTCTATGTGGCAGGCATTGCATTTTCAGGAATATTTGTGGGGCTTACGCTCGGTAAGGCTCTGCTTCGAAAAGTGAGAAGGGCTCGGGAGTCTATTTTCTGGCCCATGGCACTGGGAATCCTGATTCTCGCAGCCATCTCTTCAATTCCGTTTGTGGGATTCCTGCTGAGGCTGGTGATCGTCATGCTCGGGCTTGGCGCGGTCGCTGCTTCCCAGTGGAGGTTCTTCAAAGAGAGCCGGGGGAGAAAAAGACTGCCAGAGGTAGAAGTGCCGAGCATCTGAACGACAAACT contains:
- a CDS encoding polymer-forming cytoskeletal protein, with the protein product MTRASVGRNVSILLAILCAACAAGQTEEAAHPSDSASTVADTAVQYSPVAARTPVLLGDWQEPLDRDLMTAGGVVRVLTPVNGDLFVGGGQVTIETSVAGDIWVSGGIVSVGGSCEGDVRAAGYQVTLNGLIRSSGLAFCRSFTQAPESEVWGDLRFNCGKASIGGTVNGRLSGNAHTVRIDGTVRGGVSVEAERVMVGSNALIEGDLVYESANEAMIDQAATILGSAVHHVPESREVVGASREGLFNFDLGMRVVWFIGMLIVGLIMSAFSPNVLMRSNEMLKTSPWVCLLTGFVLLVCLPAILLVLLVAVVGWPLMLLLSLFYVAGIAFSGIFVGLTLGKALLRKVRRARESIFWPMALGILILAAISSIPFVGFLLRLVIVMLGLGAVAASQWRFFKESRGRKRLPEVEVPSI